The following proteins are encoded in a genomic region of Papaver somniferum cultivar HN1 unplaced genomic scaffold, ASM357369v1 unplaced-scaffold_10, whole genome shotgun sequence:
- the LOC113326769 gene encoding pectinesterase-like: MAFQDFGDLSERRRREKQQRLKQKITVAVISVLVLILIIASCVVAIVYRSGHNAKKQETAGTTKQVTHSTNGIKMICDATDFKQTCESKLGKIMSSNSTNHPKDLLKAAIFAIIDEIETSFLNVSSKFKTDNPDESKALDDCHILLGDAIEELDASADHVGGNDIEKLPQRTHDLDNWLSAVMSYQETCIDGFPDGKLKSDIQKAFKTAKELTSNSLAIVSEMTTILSALQVPGLTHRRLLGKEENDELSTIEKDKRPNWMSHEDRRALQQAPGTADLKPNVVVAKDGSGAFKTISEALAAMPAKYTGRYIIYVKTGVYDETVTVGKKMVNVTMYGDGPEKTVVTGSKNFVDGVRTFQTATFVALGDGFMARDMCFKNTAGPEKHQAVALRVQSDRSVFYNCRIDGYQDTLYTQTHRQFYTNCTVLGTIDFIFGDASAIIQDSTLIVRRPLDNQQNSVTAQGRADKRETTGLVIQNCIIKANYALLPVKFKIKSYLGRPWKEYSRTIIMESMIGNLIAPEGWMPWQGDFALKTLNYVEYENKGPGAATGARVKWPGYKSSMTKDEAMKYTVEPFLGDWVKPTGVPVQIGLYGK, from the exons ATGGCCTTCCAAGACTTTGGCGATTTGTCAGAGCGCCGAAGACGAGAAAAGCAACAAAGGCTGAAACAGAAGATTACCGTTGCGGTAATCTCAGTTTTAGTTCTTATTCTCATCATAGCATCTTGTGTTGTAGCCATTGTTTATCGATCCGGACATAACGCGAAAAAGCAAGAAACTGCTGGAACCACAAAACAAGTTACCCATTCCACAAATGGGATCAAAATGATATGCGATGCTACCGATTTCAAACAAACATGTGAAAGTAAGCTAGGCAAGATAATGAGTTCAAATTCTACTAACCATCCTAAGGATCTTCTCAAAGCTGCAATCTTTGCTATCATTGATGAGATCGAAACTTCTTTTCTCAACGTGTCTTCGAAATTCAAAACGGATAATCCTGACGAGAGTAAGGCGCTCGATGATTGCCACATTCTTCTTGGAGATGCAATTGAAGAGTTGGATGCTTCCGCGGATCACGTTGGTGGAAACGATATTGAAAAGCTCCCACAAAGAACCCATGACTTAGATAATTGGCTAAGTGCTGTCATGTCTTACCAAGAGACGTGCATTGACGGATTCCCCGACGGGAAATTGAAATCTGATATACAAAAGGCATTTAAAACAGCAAAAGAATTAACTAGTAATTCTCTTGCCATTGTCTCGGAGATGACCACAATTCTATCAGCTCTTCAAGTACCAGGACTTACACATCGTCGCCTTCTAGGgaaagaagaaaatgatgaactTTCTACTATTGAAAAAGATAAACGTCCTAATTGGATGTCCCATGAAGACCGTAGAGCTCTACAACAAGCTCCTGGTACTGCCGATTTGAAGCCTAACGTTGTTGTCGCTAAGGATGGCAGCGGGGCATTTAAGACCATTAGTGAGGCCTTGGCTGCCATGCCTGCTAAATACACCGGAAG atacATCATTTACGTGAAGACAGGGGTTTACGATGAGACGGTAACCGTGGGAAAGAAGATGGTGAACGTTACCATGTATGGAGATGGACCAGAGAAAACCGTAGTCACAGGGAGCAAAAACTTTGTAGATGGTGTTCGTACGTTCCAAACTGCAACTTTCG TGGCTCTAGGGGACGGTTTCATGGCCCGAGACATGTGTTTTAAGAATACCGCTGGTCCCGAAAAGCACCAAGCTGTGGCGCTAAGAGTCCAATCCGATCGTTCAGTTTTCTACAACTGCCGAATTGATGGTTACCAAGATACATTATACACTCAAACTCATCGTCAGTTCTACACAAATTGTACAGTTTTGGGCACAATCGATTTCATTTTTGGTGATGCATCTGCAATCATACAAGACTCTACGCTCATTGTTAGGAGGCCGTTAGATAACCAGCAAAACTCTGTCACAGCCCAAGGAAGAGCTGATAAGCGTGAAACCACCGGACTAGTTATACAAAATTGTATTATCAAGGCAAATTATGCATTGTTGCCTGTAAAGTTTAAGATTAAGAGTTATCTTGGTAGGCCATGGAAGGAGTACTCGCGAACAATTATCATGGAATCGATGATTGGAAACCTTATAGCACCAGAAGGATGGATGCCATGGCAAGGAGACTTTGCACTTAAGACATTAAATTATGTAGAATACGAAAACAAAGGACCAGGTGCAGCAACCGGTGCTAGGGTTAAATGGCCTGGTTATAAGAGTAGCATGACTAAAGATGAAGCCATGAAATATACAGTCGAGCCCTTCCTTGGAGATTGGGTTAAACCTACAGGAGTTCCAGTTCAAATCGGATTGTACGGCAAATAA
- the LOC113325941 gene encoding phosphatase IMPL1, chloroplastic-like translates to MSRLNFVGGPMCWNTRTFSTSAGGEAFCNGQTSHVSETDRVDRSLLVTEFGYEHDDAWETNIYLNNLLISAGYVYILLSYLTKL, encoded by the exons ATGTCCAGGTTGAATTTTGTTGGAGGTCCTATGTGTTGGAATACCCGTACATTTTCTACATCAGCCG GTGGCGAGGCCTTCTGTAATGGACAGACAAGCCATGTTAGCGAAACTGATCGG GTGGATAGATCTCTTCTAGTGACTGAATTTGGATATGAACATGATGATGCATGGGAAACAAATATATATTTAAATAATTTACTGATATCAGCAGGGTACGTATACATTCTTTTGAGTTATCTCACTAAATTATAA
- the LOC113326312 gene encoding probable pectinesterase/pectinesterase inhibitor 25 → MACGPSLSLLINEHSSDSTYAVNERSKVDESWLINLLTNVQPPPFISHALPLYFPFVMHHPTTFFIYKYRFVYHHLHSIKPPPHYGNAIYFCSASSCYNKCIIIHIFNCSKQLNSSPPPPSTPLQSRTLACKSTPYPKLCRSILSTIHSSPASDSYENYGKFSVKECKKQARRTSNLINQFLNSSKKKKRSNMSHAESRALNDCSQLSELSVDYLVTISNELNSAESPLSLALVDRVQSLLSAIITNQQTCLDGLKDSGSRIPSVLNVPFSNTTQLYSVSLGLVSHALSLTRKRKRKPGKVPAADRFTTNGNDVDSGLRAGMFHSDSSEPRWVEKIKKRMRNGNRKLTEGVGTQVSEDTTVIVAKDGSGNFTTISEAISIAPNNTKNIVDRDGYFVVYITEGIYEDEYVVIPKYKKYVVLIGDGINKTLISGNRSVVDGWTTFSSATFAVSGEGFVAMDITFRNTTGPEKHQAVAVRSNADLSTFYRCSFEGYQDTLYIHSLRQFFRECDVYGTVDFIFGNSASVFQNCNLIARKPMPRQKNAITAQGRTDPNQNTGISIHNCTITASPELAADLNSTRTFLGRPWKEYSRTVFMQSYIDNVIDPVGWLEWNGTVGLSTLFYGEFENHGEGANTSMRVQWPGYNLMNADQAVNFTVYNFTMVDTWIPSTNIPFSNGLL, encoded by the exons ATGGCGTGTGGACCG TCATTGAGTCTACTAATTAATGAGCACTCTTCCGACAGTACTTATGCCGTGAATGAACGC TCAAAGGTAGATGAATCATGGTTAATAAATTTGCTGACAAATGTTCAACCACCACCATTTATATCCCACGCGCTTCCACTCTATTTCCCATTTGTAATGCACCATCCCACCACATTCTTTATATAtaaatatagatttgtttatcatcattTACACTCCATCAAACCACCACCACATTATGGCAATGCCATCTATTTTTGTTCTGCTTCTTCTTGTTATAACAAATGCATTATTATTCATATCTTCAACTGCTCTAAACAGCTAAActcctcaccaccaccaccatcaacaccactacaATCACGTACCCTAGCATGCAAATCAACACCCTACCCTAAACTCTGCCGTTCCATCCTTTCAACCATCCATTCCTCACCCGCCTCTGATTCTTACGAAAACTATGGTAAGTTCTCAGTCAAGGAATGTAAGAAACAAGCAAGGAGAACATCTAACCTCATAAACCAAtttttgaattcatcaaagaagaagaaacggtCTAATATGAGTCACGCTGAGTCAAGAGCATTGAACGATTGTAGCCAACTCTCTGAACTCAGTGTTGATTACTTAGTTACTATATCAAACGAGTTGAACTCGGCCGAGTCACCATTATCTTTAGCACTAGTTGACAGAGTTCAATCACTTTTAAGTGCTATAATCACTAACCAACAGACATGTTTAGATGGTCTTAAAGATTCTGGAAGCAGAATTCCAAGTGTGCTGAATGTTCCATTCTCTAACACAACCCAGTTGTATAGCGTTTCACTAGGGTTGGTGAGTCACGCTTTGAGTCTGACTCGTAAGCGAAAACGAAAACCAGGAAAAGTCCCAGCAGCAGATCGGTTCACCACCAACGGCAACGACGTAGACTCTGGACTGAGAGCCGGTATGTTCCATTCTGATTCATCAG AACCAAGATGGGTTGAGAAGATAAAGAAGAGAATGAGAAACGGCAACAGGAAATTAACAGAAGGTGTTGGGACGCAAGTAAGTGAAGATACTACAGTTATTGTTGCGAAAGATGGATCTGGGAATTTCACGACGATAAGTGAAGCTATTTCCATTGCACCAAATAATACAAAGAATATTGTTGATAGAGATGGGTATTTTGTGGTTTATATCACTGAAGGGATTTATGAAGATGAGTATGTTGTTATTCCTAAGTATAAGAAGTACGTCGTGTTAATCGGAGACGGTATTAATAAGACCCTTATTTCTGGAAATCGAAGCGTTGTTGATGGTTGGACTACTTTCAGCTCAGCTACATTTG CTGTTTCGGGTGAGGGATTTGTGGCTATGGACATAACATTTAGAAACACAACAGGGCCAGAGAAGCACCAAGCTGTGGCAGTCAGAAGCAATGCTGATCTCTCCACGTTCTACCGTTGCAGCTTCGAAGGATACCAAGACACTCTCTACATTCATTCTCTTCGACAATTTTTCAGGGAATGCGACGTGTATGGCACAGTTGATTTCATCTTTGGCAACTCTGCATCAGTGTTTCAAAATTGCAACTTAATTGCTAGGAAACCAATGCCAAGGCAGAAAAATGCAATTACGGCTCAGGGTAGAACAGACCCAAATCAGAACACAGGCATTTCAATCCATAATTGCACAATTACAGCCAGTCCTGAGTTAGCAGCTGACTTAAACTCAACCAGGACATTTTTGGGTAGACCTTGGAAGGAATACTCGAGGACGGTATTCATGCAGTCGTACATTGATAACGTTATCGATCCAGTTGGATGGTTGGAATGGAATGGAACAGTTGGATTGAGTACACTTTTTTATGGTGAATTCGAAAATCATGGAGAAGGAGCTAATACCAGTATGAGAGTACAATGGCCTGGTTATAACTTGATGAATGCTGATCAAGCTGTGAATTTTACTGTTTATAATTTTACTATGGTAGATACATGGATACCTTCTACAAATATACCATTCTCTAACGGTTTATTGTAA